The Arachis hypogaea cultivar Tifrunner chromosome 14, arahy.Tifrunner.gnm2.J5K5, whole genome shotgun sequence genome has a segment encoding these proteins:
- the LOC112795446 gene encoding F-box protein CPR1-like, translating to MEKKDQNDKSKSIHDILPLELIHGILLRVPTRHLARLRCVSKLWCSLISDPYFAELHFHHSPAATNACFFIENPTMAYLVYLDDNDASQKEVCPPCQKKPPYDFEVLGSCRGFILLDRHPHFLVVWNPLTGFSKKISYSHIVPCRKYLDFRLTDSTHLHGFGYDASQDDYLVVAAWGDSESQEDHLECLSLKTNSWINLDAALPNPLGIYDGRSRGLFLNGAIHWVSSHLKDYKDAILIFDLKERTFSMISAPEQLPTSAYFYASLALLGGCLALYYHNNDSYKTHIWVMKEYKVQCSWTLYQIPSLGGFQPLCLSSNRYIIGRFYQVTGYFMYNASGDLLMNFKNLCYSFDATETVYTESLLRLPSNIKDKDN from the coding sequence ATGGAGAAGAAGGATCAGAATGACAAGAGCAAGAGCATTCACGACATCCTCCCTCTTGAGCTTATTCACGGAATCCTACTGCGGGTGCCAACCAGACATCTCGCTCGCCTAAGGTGTGTTTCCAAGCTCTGGTGCTCCCTAATTTCTGATCCTTACTTTGCGGAATTGCATTTTCACCACTCTCCCGCTGCCACCAACGCATGCTTCTTCATAGAAAACCCCACTATGGCTTACTTGGTTTACTTAGACGACAATGATGCATCACAAAAAGAGGTATGTCCCCCTTGCCAAAAGAAACCACCTTATGATTTTGAGGTCTTGGGATCCTGCAGAGGCTTTATTCTCTTGGATCGACACCCACATTTTCTTGTGGTATGGAATCCACTGACTGGATTCAGCAAAAAAATATCCTATTCTCATATTGTTCCTTGTCGTAAGTACCTTGACTTCAGGCTTACCGACAGTACGCATCTGCATGGATTTGGTTATGATGCATCACAGGATGATTACTTAGTTGTTGCAGCTTGGGGGGATTCTGAAAGTCAAGAAGATCACTTGGAATGTTTGTCCTTGAAAACCAATTCATGGATTAATCTTGATGCTGCACTTCCTAATCCCTTGGGTATTTATGACGGTCGTTCTCGTGGGTTGTTCTTGAATGGCGCTATTCATTGGGTGTCTTCCCATCTTAAAGATTACAAGGATGCTATTCTTATCTTTGATCTCAAGGAAAGGACTTTCTCAATGATATCTGCCCCGGAACAACTACCAACGAGTGCATACTTCTATGCAAGTCTCGCCCTACTGGGAGGCTGCCTAGCCTTGTATTATCACAATAATGATAGCTATAAAACTCACATATGGGTGATGAAAGAATATAAAGTGCAATGTTCTTGGACGCTCTATCAGATTCCTTCCTTGGGAGGCTTCCAGCCTCTGTGCTTATCTAGTAATAGGTATATTATTGGAAGATTTTATCAAGTAACAGGATACTTCATGTATAACGCAAGCGGGGACCTGCTcatgaattttaaaaatctttgctATTCATTTGATGCAACCGAAACTGTGTATACAGAGAGTCTCTTGCGACTCCCTAGTAACATTAAGGATAAGGATAACTAA
- the LOC112795447 gene encoding F-box protein CPR1-like, whose amino-acid sequence MDKKKKLKHTVNKAKEEESTMEKTMNQKSKSILEILPLELIHRILLRVPIRHLARLRCVSKLWYFLISDPDFAELHFYHSPIATNACVFIKNDTIAYFVYLDDNDASQKEMSPPFKKKPPSHFAVLGSCRGFILLHRHPHFLVVWNPLTGFGKRISYFHIVRRCKYHSFRLPYSALLHGFGYDASQDDYLFVVAWSDWERRYHLDCLSLRTNSWINLDAAVSEPLGDLDSYSYGLFLNGAIHWVPLRFKAYRDAILIFDLKEKTFSRISGPEQPVVSAYSYSSLALLGGCLALYYRNYDSCNTHIWVMKEYKVHSSWTLYQIPCKDFQPLCLSNNGDIIGRGYISNDKVGYVIYNVRGDLLKHFKNLCRPIRGVDVVYTESLLPLPSDIKTRTRRIRGRKL is encoded by the coding sequence ATGGATAAGAAGAAGAAGCTGAAGCACACGGTGAACAAAGCAAAAGAGGAGGAATCTACCATGGAGAAGACGATGAATCAGAAGAGCAAGAGCATTCtcgagatcctccctcttgagctGATTCATAGAATTCTACTGCGAGTACCGATCAGACATCTCGCTCGCCTCAGGTGCGTTTCCAAGCTGTGGTACTTTCTAATTTCCGATCCTGACTTTGCGGAATTGCATTTTTACCATTCTCCCATTGCCACCAACGCATGCGTCTTCATAAAAAACGACACTATAGCTTACTTCGTTTACTTAGACGACAATGATGCATCACAAAAAGAGATGTCTCCCCCTTTCAAGAAGAAACCGCCTTCTCATTTTGCGGTTTTGGGATCCTGCAGAGGCTTTATTCTCTTACATCGTCACCCACATTTTCTTGTGGTATGGAACCCACTCACTGGATTCGGCAAAAGAATATCTTATTTTCATATTGTTCGTCGTTGTAAATACCATAGCTTTAGGCTTCCCTACAGTGCGCTTCTACATGGATTTGGTTACGATGCATCACAGGATGATTACTTATTTGTTGTAGCTTGGAGCGATTGGGAAAGACGATATCATTTGGATTGCTTGTCTTTGAGAACCAATTCATGGATTAATCTTGATGCTGCAGTCTCCGAACCCTTGGGTGATCTTGACAGCTATTCTTATGGGTTGTTCTTGAATGGTGCTATTCATTGGGTGCCTTTGCGTTTTAAAGCTTACAGGGATGCTATTCTTATCTTTGATCTAAAGGAGAAGACTTTCTCAAGGATATCTGGGCCGGAACAACCTGTAGTGAGTGCATACTCCTATTCAAGTCTCGCCCTACTAGGAGGCTGCCTAGCTTTGTATTATCGCAATTATGATAGCTGTAACACTCACATATGGGTGATGAAAGAATATAAAGTGCATTCATCTTGGACTCTCTATCAGATCCCTTGTAAAGACTTTCAGCCATTATGCTTATCCAATAATGGTGATATTATTGGAAGAGGTTATATTTCTAATGATAAAGTAGGATACGTTATATATAATGTCAGAGGAGACCTTCTTAAGCATTTTAAAAATCTTTGTCGTCCCATCCGTGGAGTGGATGTTGTGTATACTGAGAGTCTCTTGCCACTCCCTAGCGACATTAAGACAAGGACAAGAAGAATAAGAGGAAGAAAACTCTAA